From one Lotus japonicus ecotype B-129 chromosome 3, LjGifu_v1.2 genomic stretch:
- the LOC130742644 gene encoding pectinesterase inhibitor 2-like: protein MTNTFSSVLSSLVLAFILFVASSDATNKIVDISEICKTTVTPSFCSALLNSSPGGKDLVSLSQYIIDVDRANVTNTITLLKSLIPKSKDPKLTAHYKDCLDIYGEEGALGDVDDIQRAFKMKDYLGMNIHASALFDRGEDCISGEFPGQPGVHDPSLLPKYAFVVKQVTSIILVLSNDLRGA from the coding sequence ATGACTAACACCTTCTCATCTGTCCTCTCATCCCTTGTACTAGCTTTTATTCTATTTGTTGCATCTTCCGATGCAACCAACAAAATAGTGGATATCAGTGAGATTTGCAAAACAACTGTAACTCCTTCATTTTGTTCAGCCCTTTTAAACTCAAGCCCAGGTGGAAAAGACCTTGTTAGTCTTAGCCAGTATATAATTGACGTGGATCGTGCCAATGTGACCAACACAATCACTCTACTCAAATCTTTGATCCCAAAAAGTAAAGATCCAAAGCTAACAGCCCATTACAAAGATTGCTTGGACATTTATGGGGAAGAAGGTGCTCTTGGCGATGTTGATGACATTCAACGGgctttcaagatgaaagattaTCTTGGTATGAACATTCACGCAAGTGCTCTCTTTGATCGAGGTGAAGATTGTATTTCAGGGGAGTTTCCGGGACAACCCGGTGTTCATGATCCCTCATTACTTCCAAAATATGCTTTTGTTGTTAAGCAGGTTACTTCAATTATTCTTGTCTTATCAAATGACTTGAGAGGTGCTTGA